The following DNA comes from Rhodopseudomonas boonkerdii.
ATCCCGACCTGATAGGGAATCGTCACCGCGATTGCCTTTTCCAGCTTGTCCGGATAGGCCTTCACAGCATTGTCGACGGTGTTGACGTCGTTGATGTAGGTGTCGGCACGGCCGGCGAGGATCGCCTGAATGCAGTTGGCATTGTTGTCATAGAGCTGGATGGCCGGCTCCGGCTTGCCGAGCTTCTTGCATTCCGGCCCCAGCGCCTGGATCAACGGCACTTCCACATAGCCGGTGTTTTCGGCGGCCGTTGCGCCACAGAGCGATGTATCGATGCCGGTGATCTTCTTCGGATTGCCCTTGGCGACCAGCACACCATCGAACACCTTGGAATAGGTGATGAAATCGGCGGCCTTGGCGCGCTCCTCGGTGGCATAGATGTCGGAGATCACAATGTCGGCCTGCCCGCTCTGGAGCGTGGTCAGCAGTGCCGCGAAAGCCACGGCCTTGTAGGTCAGCTTAAAACCGAGACATTCGCCGATCATCTCGCCGAGATCGATATCGAAGCCGATATATTTGCTCGGATCCTTGGGGTCGATGGACTCGTAGCCGGGTGTATGCGGATTGATCGCATTGACCAGCGTCTTGCCCTTCCAGTCCGGATATTTCACCTGCAGAGCGGCACAGGCCGCAGGCGCAGCTGCCTTGGCATCGGTGGACGCACCAATACCTACCACCAGCAACGTTCCCAGCGCCGCGACATGCATCAATCTGTGAATGCGCGGAAAAGATAATGTGAGCATTCGATCCCTCCTTCGACGTTGTCATGGCCGAAGCCACGGTCCAAACCTCGAAGAAGCTAGCGGCGGTCAGCGCCGGAATACTTGTCTGGGAGCGCACAATAAATTGGATGAAGGGGTGCCAGACTTTGGGCAAGACACGCTTAGATTATGAGCATCGCCTTCGCGCAGCGAAGAAAGAGGCGGCGTCACAATCACTTGCGTCGAACCAAGCCAGCAATTGGTGTGAATGGAAGCGCAATGGCGCTCCACTCAGGAGAAGAATGCGAACTCTCATGCGATTGAAATTGGTATATGAAGCTTAGCTGCTTCAAAACGGAACCGATGCGCGTCCGCGGAACGTCCAGATCTGCACGTTGCTGCCGATGCCGCCGAGTTCGGCGCCGAGAGCGACAGTGGCCTCGTTGCCGAGACGCGCCGCCACACCTCCGGTGACGCGTGCGGACCAGCCATCGAGCAGCGGGACGGAGGCGAGCGGTACGGCACTGGCCAGCGCCGAGGCGGCGGCATCATCGCCGGTGAAGTAGTAATCCGCATAGAACCCGGCATAGGGCGCCAGCATCACGGCGGCTCCGGTGAGCCAGGGATAGCTGAGCTTCATGCCGGCCGAGGCGCGTCCGGTGAAGAACGTGCGATCCGCCTGCAGCGTGCCGAGGGAATCCGTATAGGCGTTCTCCCGCTCCCACAGGGCATAGAGTTTCGCTGAAGGTTCGATATCGAAACCATGGGTGCTGTAGTTGCCGGTCAGCCCGCTCGATATCATCCAGCGCTGGCCGCTGAAGCTGCCTGTAGCCGTGCCTGCGGTGCCGTCATAGCCGATCCCAGAATAGGCCGCGGCCGCATCGAAGCGCAGTCCCGGCGCGAACCGCCAGCCGAGATACGAGCCCAGCGTCCAGCCGTCGCCTTTAAGGTGTCCGTTCAGCGCATCGGAGCGGTAGTCGAAGGTCTCGTAGCCGCCGAACGCGCCGACCAGAAAGGTGGGCGAGATTCTGCGCGTCAGGCCCAGCAGCGCATTGATCTGGCTGCCATACAGAACGGGGGCCGATGTCGACGATCCCCAGCGATCGATGCCGCTGCCTTTGACATCCGCCCACAACAGCCAGTCCTTCGGCGCAACATAGCGAGGCGCAGACGCCTTGACGGGCATCGCATTGCGATTGATGGCGGCGAAAGCATCGTCGACCCGGGAGGTGCCCTGCGACGGTTGCGGCTGCGCATGGCTGCTGGCCGACGCGTCGGTGCCCGCGGTTGCGGCCTGCGGCTGGTCGGGATCGGCGGAGAAGTTGAAACGGATGCTGCTTCCGCTCGGCGAGATCAGGCTGCCACCGTCGTTGAAGCCTTCGGAGATCGCGGTGTCGATCGCGCCTGCAATGGCTGCGCCGGAGTTTTGCGCCACGGTCTTGGTTGCGATGATCTGTAGGGCTCGCAGTTTCAGACTATCCTGCGGCGTGCTCACCGCCTGCAACAGTGCCGCCGAGGTGCTGGCCTTGAACGCGTCATTGCCGGCATAGGTCGCGGTGATGGTATGAGTGCCAGCCGTCAGCGCCGAGGTGGTCAGGCTGGCGACTCCGCCCGCCAAAGTCGCGCTGCCGATCGCGATGCCGCCATCGTCGAACCTCACCGTGCCGGTCGGCGTGTCGCCTCCGCCTGTCACGGTTGCCGTGAACGTCACCGCCTGTCCCGGCGTGCTCGGATTGGCAGATGAGACGAGGACCGTCGATGTCGTCGCCTGGTTGACGGCCTGGCTCAGCGCCGATGACGTGCTGGATGCATTGTTGGCATCGCCGCCATAGATCGCCGTGATCGCATGCGTTCCGGATGGCAGTGCCGATGTGGTCAACGTCGCCAGTCCGCTACTGAGGGTGCCGGTGCCCAGCGTCGCCGCGCCGTCCATGAACGTGACCGTGCCTGTGGGCGTGCCGCTCGTGCCAGTCACGGTTGCGGTGAAGGTGACGGCCTGTCCCGGCGTGCTGGGATTGGCAGACGAGACGAGGACAGTCGCCGTCGCCGTCTGGTTGACAGCCTGGTTCAGCACCGATGACGTATTGGACATGTTGTTGGTATCGCCGCCATAGACGGCCGTGATCGCATGCGTTCCGGACGTCAGCGCCGATGTGGTGAACGTCGCCAGTCCGCCACTGAGGGTACCTGTGCCCAGCGTCGTCGTGCCGTCCTGGAATGTCACCGTGCCGGTAGGCAATGCGCCCGACACTGTGGCGGTGAAGGTGACGGCCTGTCCCGGAAGGCTCGGGTTGGGCGACGCAACCAACGTAACATTGCTGTTCGCCCTGGCGACAATGATGTCCTGGGTCACCTGACTCGCGGCCGCGACAGTGGTTCCGTTGCCGGCCTGATCGGCGGCCACGGTGCAGGTGCCTGCGCTCACCATGGTGACAATGCCGCCGAAAACCGTGCACACGCCCGTGGTCAGCGAGGAATAGGTCACCGCCAGGCCGCTGCTTGACGAGGCCAGCGGACTGACCGCAAACGAGCCGCCGCTGACAAAGGATCGTCCCGCCTGGGCGCCGAATGTGATGGTCTGGCTGACCGGTCCGACCGTATAGTTATTTGAAGCGGCGGTGCCGACGCCGGCTTCGCTGCCAACGTTTGTCACCCCGGACAATGCCAGAAAGACTTGGTTGTTTGCGAGCGTTGCACTCGAGCTTGCGGTGAGGATGACCGTGTAGGTGATGTTATCTGTCGTGCCGAGATCGGATAAAGTCGCAGCCGAGAGCCACATGTCACCAATGGAAAAGCCGGTCACCGCTTCAGAGAAAACGACGGTCACGGTCGCCGTCTGGCCATGGGCCAGTTGATCTGGGGCGACGGTAATGGTCGCTGTCGGGGGCGTCGCATGGGCTGACGTCGAAACGGTAAGACATGCGAATACGACAAATGCGGCCAGCCTGATGCTGCCAATGATGCGACCGATCACGTAAACCCCAGCATTTGTATGACGTACCCCGGTAGGGGTTGATCGCATACATATCGGGACGCGTCGAGCGCAAATAAATGCGCGCCGATCTAAGCGATGTCCGACCGTTGTAAACGCGGATGGGCGAGCCGGCTGCAGCAGCGTGCAACCGTTAGGCTGTCTAGACGCTACGGATCAGGCCGCCATCTACGCGGATCATGGTGCCCGTGACGTAAGACGCA
Coding sequences within:
- a CDS encoding ABC transporter substrate-binding protein, translated to MLTLSFPRIHRLMHVAALGTLLVVGIGASTDAKAAAPAACAALQVKYPDWKGKTLVNAINPHTPGYESIDPKDPSKYIGFDIDLGEMIGECLGFKLTYKAVAFAALLTTLQSGQADIVISDIYATEERAKAADFITYSKVFDGVLVAKGNPKKITGIDTSLCGATAAENTGYVEVPLIQALGPECKKLGKPEPAIQLYDNNANCIQAILAGRADTYINDVNTVDNAVKAYPDKLEKAIAVTIPYQVGIGVPKDKPKFRDAVHAAMVEIHKSGDQLALLKKWNLDPNNLIEPGLLIVK
- a CDS encoding Ig-like domain repeat protein, coding for MIGRIIGSIRLAAFVVFACLTVSTSAHATPPTATITVAPDQLAHGQTATVTVVFSEAVTGFSIGDMWLSAATLSDLGTTDNITYTVILTASSSATLANNQVFLALSGVTNVGSEAGVGTAASNNYTVGPVSQTITFGAQAGRSFVSGGSFAVSPLASSSSGLAVTYSSLTTGVCTVFGGIVTMVSAGTCTVAADQAGNGTTVAAASQVTQDIIVARANSNVTLVASPNPSLPGQAVTFTATVSGALPTGTVTFQDGTTTLGTGTLSGGLATFTTSALTSGTHAITAVYGGDTNNMSNTSSVLNQAVNQTATATVLVSSANPSTPGQAVTFTATVTGTSGTPTGTVTFMDGAATLGTGTLSSGLATLTTSALPSGTHAITAIYGGDANNASSTSSALSQAVNQATTSTVLVSSANPSTPGQAVTFTATVTGGGDTPTGTVRFDDGGIAIGSATLAGGVASLTTSALTAGTHTITATYAGNDAFKASTSAALLQAVSTPQDSLKLRALQIIATKTVAQNSGAAIAGAIDTAISEGFNDGGSLISPSGSSIRFNFSADPDQPQAATAGTDASASSHAQPQPSQGTSRVDDAFAAINRNAMPVKASAPRYVAPKDWLLWADVKGSGIDRWGSSTSAPVLYGSQINALLGLTRRISPTFLVGAFGGYETFDYRSDALNGHLKGDGWTLGSYLGWRFAPGLRFDAAAAYSGIGYDGTAGTATGSFSGQRWMISSGLTGNYSTHGFDIEPSAKLYALWERENAYTDSLGTLQADRTFFTGRASAGMKLSYPWLTGAAVMLAPYAGFYADYYFTGDDAAASALASAVPLASVPLLDGWSARVTGGVAARLGNEATVALGAELGGIGSNVQIWTFRGRASVPF